Proteins from a single region of Equus asinus isolate D_3611 breed Donkey chromosome 17, EquAss-T2T_v2, whole genome shotgun sequence:
- the LOC106821843 gene encoding olfactory receptor 4P4-like yields the protein MRNQNITEFVFLGLWDNKQIELLFFFLFLLCYMAVLMGNSTILLTIACSHLIQQPMYYFLCHLSLMDLCYTSTVIPRLIRDLAAVRKNISYNNCMTQLFTAHLLAAVEIFILVSMAFDRYVAIVKPLHYMVIMNRQRCNMLIIMARVVGFWHSIALLLIILNLTFCGPNQIDHYLCDVKPLLKLVCKDIHVVNILMIANSGMVVVVVFLVLVASYILILYNLRTRSSAGRRKALSTCSSHVMVVVLFFVPCIYIYVLPAGSENKDKEISVFYTVIAPMLNPLIYTLRNMEMKIAMRKVWSQMALAIDVSSRLIFLTKKKELRMYMQNFCLPLRGVLLCVCVGRIET from the exons ATGAGAAATCAGAATATCACAGAATTTGTTTTCTTGGGGCTGTGGGATAATAAGCAAATAGagctactcttctttttcttgttccttctcTGTTACATGGCCGTCTTAATGGGGAATTCCACCATCTTACTCACAATCGCTTGCAGCCATCTAATCCAACAACCCATGTACTACTTTCTCTGCCACCTTTCCCTCATGGACCTCTGCTACACCTCCACTGTGATCCCCCGGCTAATCAGGGATTTAGCTGcggtaagaaaaaatatttcctataacaactgtatgacccagctcttcactgcccacttGCTGGCTGCTGTGGAAATATTCATCTTAGTGTCCATGGCTTTTGACCGCTATGTTGCCATTGTCAAGCCCCTGCACTACATGGTCATCATGAACCGGCAGAGGTGTAACATGTTGATCATCATGGCCAGGGTTGTGGGCTTTTGGCACTCTATTGCTCTACTTCTCATAATACTCAATTTAACTTTCTGTGGTCCTAATCAGATAGATCATTACTTATGTGATGTGAAGCCTCTTTTGAAACTGGTATGCAAAGATATTCATGTTGTTAATATCTTAATGATTGCAAATtcagggatggtggtggtggttgtttttcttGTCTTGGTAGCTTCTTATATACTCATATTATATAATCTTAGGACACGCTCCTCTGCAGGGCGACGCAAAGCACTCTCAACCTGTAGCTCTCACGTTATGGTTGTAGTTTTGTTCTTTGTGCCCTGTATCTATATTTATGTTCTACCTGCAGGGAGTGAGAACAAAGATAAGGAAATCTCTGTGTTTTATACTGTGATTGCCCCCATGCTGAATCCTCTCATCTATACCCTGAGAAATATGGAGATGAAAATTGCCATGCGGAAGGTATGGTCTCAAATggcat tggcaatagatgttagctcaagactgatcttcctcaccaaaaaaaaggaattgagGATGTACATGCAAAACTTCTGTCTGCCTCTAAGGGGTGTCctactgtgtgtttgtgtggggaGGATAGAGACATGA